A genomic segment from Helicobacteraceae bacterium encodes:
- a CDS encoding MoaD/ThiS family protein: protein MAIIQLPAALKAYVDHQSEIEVSGANALEALEALAKTYPSIRQHIFDADDKPRSFINIFIGDVNIRSLEGFDTKIDDKTVLTLIPAIAGGAPQIG from the coding sequence ATGGCGATAATTCAACTACCCGCGGCGCTTAAAGCCTATGTCGATCACCAGAGCGAGATAGAGGTAAGCGGCGCCAACGCGTTAGAGGCGCTAGAGGCGCTGGCTAAAACATACCCGTCGATAAGGCAGCATATATTTGACGCGGACGACAAACCGCGATCGTTTATCAACATTTTTATCGGCGACGTAAATATCAGGTCGCTAGAGGGCTTTGATACCAAGATTGACGATAAAACCGTCCTGACGCTAATTCCCGCGATCGCCGGCGGCGCGCCGCAAATAGGCTAG
- the moeB gene encoding molybdopterin-synthase adenylyltransferase MoeB, whose translation MRAQTELTREEIERYSRHLLLGEVGLEGQKRLKAAKVLIVGAGGLGAPIALYLAAAGVGTIGLTDFDEVESSNLQRQVIHSTRDIGRPKVASARDRIKGVNPFINVEIHNTKLSAANALDIIKDYDIVADGTDNYPTRYLLNDACVFLGKPIVYGSIYQFEGQLSVFDAKRGPCYRCLYPTPPPAGLVPSCAEGGVVGALPGIVGSMQASEVIKLIVAPNFSAANAPKTMIGRLLLFDAWKMRFNTFSIDKDPSCPVCGENPTITALIDYEQFCGLKFDEQEEPVAAITPKELKRRLDRGEKPQLIDVREPHELAIARFPNAKAIPIGQIARRRDELNPNVEVVVICKMGTRSAFAIRALKEAGYAGSLLNLEGGINAWSEQVDPSLPTY comes from the coding sequence ATGCGCGCTCAAACGGAACTGACGCGAGAGGAGATCGAGCGCTACAGCAGGCATCTACTGCTTGGCGAGGTCGGGCTGGAAGGGCAAAAGAGGCTGAAAGCCGCCAAGGTGTTGATCGTCGGCGCGGGCGGTTTGGGCGCGCCGATCGCCCTGTATTTGGCGGCGGCGGGCGTTGGAACGATCGGGCTTACGGACTTTGACGAGGTGGAGTCCTCTAATCTACAGCGGCAGGTGATCCACTCCACGCGCGATATAGGTCGCCCGAAAGTCGCCTCCGCGCGCGATCGGATCAAGGGCGTAAATCCCTTTATCAACGTAGAGATTCACAATACGAAACTTAGCGCCGCCAACGCGCTCGATATTATTAAGGATTACGATATTGTCGCCGACGGGACGGACAACTATCCGACGCGCTATCTGCTAAACGACGCGTGCGTCTTTTTGGGCAAGCCGATTGTCTATGGCTCGATCTATCAGTTCGAGGGGCAGCTCTCCGTTTTCGACGCGAAGCGCGGACCGTGCTATCGCTGCCTCTATCCTACGCCGCCGCCCGCGGGCTTGGTTCCCTCGTGCGCGGAGGGCGGCGTGGTCGGCGCTCTGCCGGGTATCGTCGGCTCTATGCAGGCTTCCGAAGTTATCAAGTTGATCGTCGCGCCCAATTTCAGCGCCGCCAACGCGCCTAAAACAATGATCGGGCGGCTACTCCTGTTTGACGCTTGGAAAATGAGGTTTAATACCTTCTCGATAGACAAAGACCCAAGTTGCCCCGTCTGCGGAGAGAATCCGACAATTACGGCGCTGATCGACTACGAGCAGTTTTGCGGGCTGAAGTTTGACGAGCAAGAGGAGCCTGTCGCCGCCATAACGCCCAAAGAGCTTAAACGTCGCTTGGATCGCGGCGAAAAACCGCAGTTAATCGACGTGCGCGAACCGCACGAGCTCGCGATCGCCAGATTTCCAAACGCCAAAGCCATTCCGATCGGTCAGATCGCGAGGCGGCGAGACGAGCTAAATCCAAACGTCGAGGTCGTCGTTATCTGCAAGATGGGAACAAGAAGCGCGTTTGCCATTCGCGCGCTCAAAGAGGCGGGTTACGCCGGATCGCTGCTTAACCTAGAGGGCGGGATAAACGCGTGGTCTGAACAGGTTGATCCCTCGCTGCCGACCTATTAA
- a CDS encoding M67 family metallopeptidase, with product MSVYLNAEADRAMRGEGERGYPYEICGFMLGELEGGGDRYITEILPIANARENEAQRNRFEIAPIDFLRAEREALAKKLDLLGIYHSHPDHPAYPSQFDLEQALPFYSYAIVSVLKAKADTINIFELSEDRLRFEFQGVKIWR from the coding sequence ATGAGCGTCTATCTTAACGCCGAAGCCGATCGCGCGATGAGAGGCGAGGGCGAGAGGGGATACCCCTACGAAATATGCGGTTTTATGCTCGGCGAATTAGAGGGCGGCGGCGATCGGTATATAACCGAGATTTTGCCGATCGCGAACGCTCGCGAAAACGAAGCGCAGCGCAACCGCTTCGAGATCGCGCCGATCGATTTTTTGCGCGCCGAAAGAGAGGCGCTCGCCAAAAAGCTCGATCTGCTTGGCATATATCACTCTCACCCCGATCACCCCGCGTATCCTTCGCAGTTTGATTTGGAGCAGGCTTTGCCGTTCTACTCTTACGCGATCGTAAGCGTGCTAAAGGCTAAAGCCGATACGATCAATATATTTGAGTTGAGCGAGGACAGGCTTCGATTTGAGTTTCAAGGAGTAAAAATATGGCGATAA
- a CDS encoding cysteine synthase family protein — protein sequence MAGIIDLIGDTPLLEIKLGARKGARVFAKAEFFNPGGSIKDRAAKAMLLDGIHSGALTKDKTIIDATSGNTGIAYAMIGAALDYKVVLYMPANASSERKKILLSYGAQIVPTDPLASSDGAFLRAKEEAESNPDRYFYPNQYHNPQNPLAHYNSTGVEIWNQTRGQVTHFVAMSGTAGTFCGVAKRLKELNPKITAVNVQPDSPLHGIEGVKHLQSTLKSGFYDETLVDRFAEVSTEEAYATTRRLAREAGIYVGISSGANVFAALRLAETLSSDEIVVTILNDNGLRYVSDPFWDER from the coding sequence ATGGCGGGAATCATAGATTTAATCGGCGACACGCCGCTTCTTGAGATTAAACTTGGCGCTAGAAAAGGCGCGAGGGTATTCGCGAAAGCGGAGTTTTTCAACCCTGGCGGATCGATCAAAGATCGCGCCGCCAAAGCGATGTTGCTCGACGGGATACATAGCGGCGCGCTGACCAAAGACAAAACGATTATCGACGCCACAAGCGGCAATACGGGCATAGCTTACGCGATGATCGGCGCGGCTTTGGACTATAAAGTGGTTTTGTATATGCCCGCCAACGCCTCGAGCGAGCGCAAGAAAATCCTGCTTAGCTACGGCGCGCAAATTGTGCCGACCGATCCGCTCGCCTCCAGCGACGGCGCGTTTTTACGGGCAAAGGAGGAGGCTGAATCAAACCCCGATCGCTATTTCTATCCCAACCAATACCACAATCCGCAAAACCCGCTGGCGCACTACAACTCGACGGGCGTGGAGATATGGAATCAGACCAGAGGACAGGTTACGCATTTCGTCGCTATGTCCGGCACCGCGGGAACCTTTTGCGGAGTCGCGAAACGGCTTAAAGAGCTAAACCCCAAAATAACCGCCGTAAATGTTCAACCCGACTCCCCGCTACACGGCATAGAGGGGGTAAAACACCTGCAAAGCACGCTCAAAAGCGGCTTTTACGACGAAACGCTTGTCGATCGGTTCGCCGAAGTTAGCACCGAAGAGGCTTACGCGACGACGCGCAGGCTGGCTAGGGAGGCTGGGATTTACGTTGGAATCAGCAGCGGAGCCAATGTTTTCGCGGCGTTGCGGCTTGCCGAAACGCTTTCTAGCGACGAGATAGTCGTTACGATTTTGAACGACAACGGGCTTCGGTATGTCTCCGATCCGTTCTGGGACGAACGATGA